The Reichenbachiella carrageenanivorans region ATTTACATACCTCAAGTACGAGTTCTTTGTCAAACTGATCTACTGAGAGTACGCTCTGCCCAGTTAGCTTTTTAAGTACCTCTAGATTGATGGGATCTTTATCCAAAAGCCCTTGAGGATCAAGGTTTAGCCCTTCGGTTTCTAGCGGATCTTGATCCAGGATGCTTTGATCTGGATTGAATTTGTCGCTTACCATAGTTTTTTCGATTTGATATCCTTTACAAAAAGCCATACCAATGCGATAACCGTAGCGGCGATTCCTGCAAGGGCCAGCACGATCAGTACACTCAAAAAGGTTTGTGAGAAAAACATATCTATCAGTTTGGGTTTAGGGTTTAGTTTTTTCGTCGAGTAAATGCCATTCGAAATCTGACGGGTACAAATACGTCAGAGCCAAAACAGTAAGCATAGATACGGCTGCTCCGATTAAGGACGCCGTGTACCAGCCCAATTGGAAATAGGCAATCAGGCCAATACTACTACCGAGTAGCATGCCCCAGATGGCTCCTTTGGCATTGGCTTTTTTCCAGAATAGCCCTGTGACGATCGGCCAAATGGTACTGCCCACCATAGGTCCTGCAAAAAATAGAACGGTGGCCAGTGTGCCAATGCGTGGCATACAAAATGCCCAAGCCAGAAGCCCTAATCCGATTATGATACCCGCCGAGACTTTTCTTAATTGTTTTTGATCTGCCAAGGGGTTTATCATTTTACGATAAATATCCTCGGTAATCAGGTCGGATGTGGCTGCCAACAAACTATCGATACTAGAGGCCAGCGAACAAAAGAAAACAGCAAAGACGATGATGGCTCCTGTCTGTCCGAGTACACTGGCTGAGACCAGTGGACCTACCATGTCTGGACTGGTGATATTGATGCCCAACGAGCCGCTAGTAAGCGCAATAAATCCTGCTGCAATAGGAACTGGAAACCAGAACAAGCCCGATAGCAGATAGGCTTTTTTGCCAATATCTTTTCTCATGGCAAAGGCCCTACTCCACCATACATTGCTATGAAAAACTTCGCCTAGCCCAAAAAGCATATTGTTGAATATAGACATGATCGCTGCTGGCATGAGGGCGTTGAGTAGCATGGGTTTTTCCGTTGAAACATTAATATATAAGTCGCTAAAGTCGATCTGCGTCAGCACCCCTATACCCACGATCACAATGCCGATAAGAATGATCAATGATTGGATAAAGTCGGTGCCGATGACGGCATACATACCACCAAACAAGGTATATACCACGCAGACCAATAAGATAACGGTCATTCCCAATTCATACGGGATACCTGCAATAGCATTCATCAAGATACCTCCTGCCATTCCCATACTCACGAGCCATGTAAAGCCATAAAAAATACTGATAATCAGGAATAGCACCCAAGTAGGTTTGCCATATCGCAAGCGAATAAAATCACCGCTAGTATAGCCAGAGGGCATCAAAGCTCTAATTCGTTTAGCCAATGGTGCAAATAGAAATAATCCAAATGAAGCGGTAGAATAAGCAATCATCCCCCATATGCCGAGCTGCAAAGCAAATTGCGGAGCCAACATGGTGGTATTGGATGTGACCCAAGTGGCCATGGCTGTAGCTGCCCCAAAGGCCAAGCCTACATTTCGGCCTGCTACCATAAACCCATCCATGTTTTTGGCTTTTCTGCCCCAGTAGATACCTAAGACGATCCAGAGGACACCAAGCGTACCTAGCAGTATCCAACCAGTCTGTGGTGATATAATGAAAGATTGATGATTCATGACTGGGAGGTGGTGTATACACCTTTGATGACTACAAAAACGGTAAAGGCAAACACCACAAAGCCTAACCCAAATAAGGTCAGCGCCAAGGGCATGGATTGATGCTCTACTTTGAGCGTGAGTGTATCCGACCAATGGCCTTCATCATCTCCTACTCTATAATAATAGGTGCCATTGTCTAATCCAGACACAAAACTGGCGTGGTCGGGCCCTTGATATATCGTGTGGCTGTTTGTAAAATCAGGCTGCATGGATCTTTGCAGGATATATTGACTTCCTTCTACTGCGGTCCAGTCCAATTGGATATAGCCACTATTGGATTCCAATTGCAGGTCTTGATTCGTAAACTGTATGGCTGAAGGCTGAGCCAACTGTAAAAAGGAAAATAACAAGAATGTAGTCATGGAGGTGTACGTTACTTTTCTTCTTTGTCGCTTGGACTATTGGGTGTCAAGATTGCCTCTTGGTCTTCTGGAGGCTCTTCTAGGATGTTGCCAAATTCATCTACGTAGGCAATCATGTCTTGAAGATCCCCACTGGTCTCTTCATTTTTTTTGTCTTCTTTTCTGAGTTGCTTTTCTAGCTTTTTCTTTCTCTTGATCTCAGCTTTTTGTCTTTTGATAAATGCGTTGAAATTTTTTCTCCCCATATAAACAACTTCCTTTCTCTTTTAATGTGAATCGTAATAGTAAATATGTTCTATACGACATAAAATTGAATTCAAGACAAAGGTAACAAAAAGGTTCTATAGAACATATTAATATATAGCTCAATCCTAGAAACAGTGTTTATAGCAAATTAATCGATAGGATCTTCTGGCGTGAGTAATGGAGAAGCATCTAGTTGATGAATCTGCATCGCTGAAGTAATAATTTCTAGCGAATTTCTAACCATCCCTCGTTCGTCATTAGACAGCAGGTCTAGTTTTTTGGCTAATCGTTCATGTAGAACATTTGGGGTTTCTTCGAGTAGTTTGATACCTGAAGCAGTGAGTGTAATGTAGGTCATCCGCTTGTCTCCTTGCTTAGGCATGCGGATCACATAGCCTCTTTTCTCTAGTCTATTTATTATACCAGTAACTGTACTAGAGTTAAGGCTTAGAAGATTCATAAGCTCTCGATGGTTAGACTGGTAGTTAGGGCTTTTTTCTAAATGTCCCAAGCAGAGTAATTGCGTAATACTCAGTCCGAAATCCTTTTGAATACTTTTGGATTCTAAATTTAACGAACGAACAATTTTGCGTATGCTTACTAATATCTCTAAAGAGTCCATGTATTGATTTTTTCAAGCCAACAAACTTAATCAACACCTTCCATTTGAAGAAATTCCTTTATTAATCAATGAAATATGAGTTGTTTATCTATCCTATCATTGATATTAGTTATCTAATGGATTAGATATCCAACTTATCCATCCAGTCGTCATTCAGATTCTCCACATTTTCTCTCAATTTTTGCGCCCAAGTCACGGCTAGATCTTTGAGTTCTTCATGAGTAAACCGCTGTTCTACCATTTTGTAAGAGCCTTCTTTGTAGATCACCACATCAATCGGGTACTCTACGTCATTGGCACTGACGCGGGTAGAATCAAAAGATAGAAAACCCGTTTTAAGAGCAAATTTCAGATCAGATTGATAGGTAATTGCACGATTGAGAATGGGCTGCCCATACCCCGTATTACCAATGATAGTAAAGGGGGTGGCCTCACCTATCTCGATCCAATTGCCCTCTGGGTACAACAAGAATAATTTGTGTGTGCTATCCCCTTCGAGCTGTCCTCCCACTATGCTGTGTAAGTTGAAAAACAGTCCAGATTGTGCCAGTGCACTTTTGTCTTCGTCCGCTACACGACGGAGTTGCGCCCCAAATGCATTTACTGCTTTGTACATTTTATCATACTGAAAAGTCTCTTGGCTGATGGCTTCCTCAAAATATGTGACGGCCTTATCACGTACCGACCTAAGGCCTGAGGTCATGATAAATAGACTATTTTTGCCTATTTGGTGTGTGGTTATTTTTCTGGAGGTGGTCGTACGAGTACCAGACGTGATACAAGTATCGGCTAAGGCTACTAAGCCACTTTTAACCTTAATCCCTAAACAATATGTCATAAATTCAATTTTTCAAACGCAAGTTTATCGACTATGCTCGCGATTTTTACTTTTTGTAGTCAAAAAATTCTTTGTGAATGAGATCATTGAAAATGAAAACCTGAGACATAATGTACTCCAAATATTTCTCTACTCCATTTTCAATTTCACAATAGTCCGAATAACGCATTTGTGACGCTATTTTAGCACTCTTGAATTGCAAAGAGTCCTTAGCCAAATGGTTGAAATCCTGCGTATCATTAATTTTACATAGCAGCTCATTGATCTTGCTAAAGCCGTGGGCTATGGATCTAGGAAATTCCAGATTGAATATGAGAAACTGACAGCTGTTGCTTTGTTGCACACTAGTCTTGAATAATTTTCTGGTCATGTCTGTCGCTTCCATGGCATTGAGCATCATGAGCCATTGATGATTTTCGACAGTTAGATTTTCATGCTCTCCACGAAGTGCTCGTATGTCAATAAATGTATTCATCAAGCCTCTAGTAGTCTGATAAATGCGCTCTAAATAAATACCCATTTTAACAAAAGCCCAGACATTATCATGCAGTAAAGTGCTATCTAATTTGGCATGAAATGAGTCCGAATTTTCTTGAACCCCATGTGTGAATTCATACAGCCCTCTGGACTTGAGATAATCCGAATTGAAATTATTAGCAAAATGAAAATTTTTATTGACACTCTCCCAGAGTTCGTTAGAGATTAAATTGCGAACGCCTTTTGTATTTTCTCTTACTTCTTTTAGATAGTACAAAATAGAAGTGGTCGACTGCGGGTTGATCGCTACATTCCATATAATATCGGTTTCTTTTAACCCTTCTTCTTGGGGTGGTATTCCCGTTGCCATGTAGGATATAGATCGCATGGTGAGATCTCTATACTCTATCATATTCGAATCCATCGTGGAAAAATATTTGACCTGTAAATAACGGGCCAAAAATTCTGCTCTTTCCTGATACCTACCTAGCCAATAAAATGAACTAGCATGCCGTGCTAATATGGTTTTTATTCTATAACCCATGTGTCTTTCGATCCTCCTCCTTGTGATGAATTAACAATTAAACTTCCTTTTTTTAAAGCTACTCTAGATAGTCCTCCCTTCAATACATACTCATAGTCATCTCCTATCAGTGTGTAAGTTCTCAGGTCAATATGTCTGGGTCCAAATGCTTTATCGCTTTCTATGTAAGTGGCGTGCATCGATAGGTTCATGATCGGTTGGGCAATGAATTGTCTTGGTGCATTTTTTATTTTATTTGCCAAATCTGCTAGTTCGGCCTGGCTCATGGTATTGCCAACACAAATGCCGTACCCACCACTTTGATCGACTGGCTTTATCACCAGCTTGTCTAAATTTTCTAATACATATTTTAGATCTGTTGGATTTTCACAGATGTAAGTATGCACATTGTTCAATATGGGTGCTTCTCCCAAATAGTATTTGATAATATCAGGTACATAATGATAAATAGCTTTGTCATCTGCCACACCTGTTCCGGGAGCATTTACAATAGAAACATTGCCAGCGATATATGCACGCATAATGCCTTTTACTCCGAGTACACTTTCTTTGTTGAAGACTTCAGGATCCAAATATTCATCATCGATACGACGGTATACTACATCTACCTTCACTGGCCCTTTGGTGGTTTTCATAAAAACATAATTGTCTTCTACAAATAAGTCTCTACCCTCTACTAATTCTATTCCCATTTGCTGCGCCAAAAACATGTGTTCATAGAAAGCAGAATTATACATGCCAGGAGTCAAAACCACACAGATGGTATCTTCAAAATCCTGGGGGGCAACGGATTTTAGCATGTCCAGAAGAGCAATAGGATAATCCCAAACAGGTACAATAGGATATCGCTGAAAAATATCACTCATCGTTTTCTTCAACGCATCTCGATTGCCCAAAACATAACTCACACCAGAAGGAGAACGCAGATTGTCTTCAAGGACATAGTTGTTGCCATCGTTATGTTTGATTAGATCTGTGCCATTAATATGGCAATAAGCTCCCCCTTTTGGGACAAACCCAAGCATTTCTTTGCAATAATGCGGCGAGCTTAGAATCATTTCTTTCGGAATGATTTTATCCTTCAGAATCTTTTGCTCTGTATAAATATCCTTCAAGAATAAATTTAAAGCTTTTGAACGCTGAATAGCACCTTGCTCGATGGAAGACCATTCGCCTTTTTTAATAATCCTTGGAAAAGGATCGAATGGAAAGATATGTTCTTTCGTATTTTTTTCAGAATAAACTTGATAGGTAATCCCCTGATTGAAAAATGACAATTTGATCAATTCATTTAGATTTTCAAATTGGTCTATAGTTAAAGAATCAAAAACAGCCGTTATTTTTTCATACGGATCTTTTACGTTATTATCCTTATTCTCGAATACTTCATCCAGACAATTTTCTGGAACTTTATATAAATCAAAAATACCCATTCCCCTCTTTTAATAATTAAGTACGATTACCTTTTGCTAAAGCTAATAATAACATAAATTCACGCAAATATTACGTAGTAAAATACGTATTTATACTTAAATTATTAGCGTAAAGTACAATAGTATATCTATATAGTGCAAAATAAACAACCATATGGCCATACATGCAGCAATTAAACATAGTACAGGATATACTTATGATAGGTTGGTCACTATGTCACCGCAAGTGATTCGCCTTCGTCCGGCCCCTCATACTCGTACTCCAGTTGTAGGGTATTCGATAAAAATCTACCCTGAGAATCATTTTATCAATTGGCAACAAGATCCATTTGGCAACTATTTGGCTCGTATAGTTTTTCCAGATCAGATCAAAGAATTTCGAGTAGATGTAGAAGTAATTATTGAAATGAAAGTGATCAACCCATTTGATTTCTTCATGGAGGAAAGCGCAGATAAATTTCCGTTTTCATATCATACGGACCTTAAAAAGGAACTTGCGCCCTACCTAGAAGTATCAGAGACTGGACCACAATTAGAACAGTGGGTAGAAGAAATCAAGAGCTTTTATGGTTTGAATACAGTTGATTTCTTGGTATCTGTCAACCAAAAACTTTACCAACAGATTGCCTATACTATACGTTTGGAGACAGGGATTCAATCACCAGATGAAACTTTGACTAAGGCCTTAGGGTCATGCAGAGATTCTGCTTGGGTGCTGGTTCAGGCGTTGCGTCATCTAGGTTTGGCTACTCGCTTTGTTTCTGGCTATTTAGTCCAGCTCAAGCCAGACAAAAAGAGCGTAGATGGAGCATCAGGCCCAGAAGAAGACTTTACAGATTTGCATGCATGGTGTGAAGTGTATATTCCGGGTGCTGGGTGGATTGGATTGGATTCTACCTCAGGATTATTTGCTGGCGAAGGACATATTCCGCTGTGCTGTACGCCAGAGCCTGCGAGCGCCTCTCCCATTACTGGGTTTACCACTCCTGCAGAAGTTAAGTTTTCTTATGCTAATCAAGTTTTTCGTATTCATGAAGACCCAAGGATAACTAAGCCATACTCGGACGACGAATGGCAACGTATTCATGCACTTGGAGAGTTCGTCGAAGACAAGTTGCATCGCAACGATGTAAGATTGACCATGGGAGGCGAACCTACCGTCGTGTCTATCAAGGACATGGAGAGTGAGCAATGGAATACTAATGCAGATGGTGAAGACAAACGTAAAATGGCGTTTGAATTGGCTGACAAATTGAGTCAGGCGTTTGGGAAAGGAAATGCATTGATTCACATCGGTCAGGGCAAATGGTATCCAGGAGAACCTGTACCTAGGTGGCAATATGGTATCTATTGGAGAAAGGATGGTTTGCCTCTGGTAAACGATGCTAGAGTATATGGTGACCCTAACGAAGACTATGGGTATACATTTAAGCAGGCTGAGGGATTGATGAAAGAAATCACTTTACAGCTCAAACTGCCACTATTCAATGTGCAGCCTGCCTATGAAGATGTTTATTATTATCTATGGCAAGAGGACAAACTACCGATCAATATCAATCCCTTACGAGTCAATCTCTCCGATTCATTGGAAAGAAAAACCATGTCTGGAGTGATCAAAAATGGCTTAAACAACCCTGTAGGTTTTGTTTTGCCTTTGGAGTGGAATTTTGAGTTAAACTCATGGCTGAGTTGTGCTTGGGAGTTTAGGCAAAAACAATTATATCTAGTCCCTGGCAATTCACCTATGGGACTACGTCTGCCATTGGAATCATTGCCACATATGGTGCCAGCACAGCGAAAACAAGAGGTTGAGCGAAGTTTGTTTGAAGAACTGGGAAACCTTCCAGATTATCACAATCAGATCAAACAACAGCAACAAAGCGATACTAAAAGCTTTGAGAAAATACCCAAGGATTGGTTGTATCCTAAAGAAAAAAACGAAGCCAAAGAAGGTCAAAAAGATGAGGGTTTCTTTGTTGTAAAAAAGAAAAAAGAGGAGAAAGATACTTTCGAACCCGAGTTTAGAGCGCATACAATCAAGACAGCTTTGGGAGTAGAAGCACGAAATGGTGCATTATATGTGTTTTTTCCTCCATTCAAACATGTAGAGCAATACTTAGAGTTGCTAGCCATTGTAGAAGCAGCGGCAGCTAAATTGTCTCTAAAGGTATTGATCGAAGGCTATGAACCACCGCGTGACAATCGTATCGAAAAATTGGTAGTCACCCCAGACCCTGGAGTGATTGAGATCAATATACATCCAGCCAAAAGCTGGAAAGAAGTCACAAGAAATTATGATATCCTGTTCCGTTCTGCAGAACAAGTTGGGTTGGGTACAGAGAAGTTTATGCTGGATGGCAGGCACATTGGTTCTGGTGGTGGTCACCATATTACCCTTGGCGGTACCACTCCCGCAGATAGTCCATTATTAAGAAAGCCGGGTGTACTAAAAAGCTTTTTGATCTTCTGGCAAAATCACCCAGGTCTCTCCTATTTGTTTTCAGGAGCATTCATAGGCCCTACCTCTCAAGCGCCTAGAATAGACGAAGGGAAACCCGATCAGCTATATGAATTAGAAATTGCGCTCAACCAAATCGAAGAGGGTGAAGAAGTTCCGTTTTGGTTGGTCGATCGGCTATTAAGAAATATACTGGTAGATATCACGGGCAATACGCATCGAGCGGAGTTTTGTATCGACAAGTTGTATTCACCAGATAGCTCAACAGGTCGTTTAGGAATACTAGAACTGCGCGCCTTTGAGATGCCACCAGATGAGCGCATGTGCGTGGTGCAGCTGCTACTTGTGCGTACCTTGTTTGCTTGGTTTTGGGAAAAACCATACAAGCAAAAGCTAATTCGTTGGGGCACTGAGTTGCATGATAAGTTTATGCTACATCACTATGTAAAAGAAGATATGTTGGACATTTGCGAACAGCTCAATAGTGATGGATTCTCTTTCAATCCAGATTGGCTAGAGCCATTTTTCGAGTTTCGTTTTCCACTGGTAGGTAGAATTCAAAAAAAAGGCATTAACCTATCTCTAAGAACTGGCATAGAACCTTGGCAAGTATTGGGTGAAGAAATGTCTAGCACAGGTACCGCTCGTTTTGTTGACTCATCGGTAGAGCGAATTGAACTCAAGGTAAGTGGACTCAACGAAGAACGGTATGCTATACTTTGTAATGCGCAAAGAGTGCCAGTAAGAAGTACAGAGCGAAACGAAGAATTTGTGGCTGGTATCCGATACAAGGCTTGGGCGCCACCGTCAGCCCTGCATCCTACCATACCAGTCGACGTACCTTTGGTATTCGATATTTATGATTTGTGGAATAAGAAATCTATTGGAGGATGTACTTACTATGTATCTCACCCAGGTGGAAGAAACTACGATACTTATCCTGTCAATGCCTATGAGGCGGAGTCTAGGCGAGAAAGTCGCTTCTTCAATTTTGGGCATTCACAAGGTGATGCTAAAAATAAAATAGAGACCAAAACACAGTTGTCAAATGTAGGCTATAGATACGTTGATGAACAATATTCTACGAATATTGAAAATGTGCCTATGGTAAAGCCAGAAACAGATAAAGAGTTTCCATATACGTTCGATTTAAGAAGAAGTAGAAAATCATCATAAATAATGAAGTATGTGGTTAAGAACCAGTTGTGAATTGTCGTTTTATATTGCTGTACCTACGCCGTTCATTCTTATGCTACGCCCGCGTAGCAATGCACAACAATGGGTAGCCAAAGAAGAGTATAAAATCTCCCCTCATGTACTCGTATATGAGCACACAGATGGATATAGCAATCTATACCAACGACTGATCGCACCAGAAGGAGCGTTTTCAATACGAACTTCTGCTGATGTCAAAGTAGTCGATCAATTAGATCAAACTCCTGGTGCTCCATTCGTAGAGGTTCAAAACTTACCTGATCAGGTACTGAGTTATTTGCTCCCAAGCAGATATTGTGAATCAGACCGATTCAATGAGATGGCCATCGAAATTACGAATGGTAAAGCACCTGGCTATGATCAGGTAGCAAGCATTGAAAAATGGCTATGCAAGCGGATTTTATACACGCCAGGAGAAAGCAATTTTGCTATCTCTGCTGTAGAAGTAAACCAGAGACAATCGGGTGTCTGTCGGGATTTGGCACATTTGGGAATCGCCTTGTGTCGCAGTTTGAGTATCCCAGCTAGGTTGGTGGTTGGCTATTTGTATGATTTGAAACCCATGGATTTGCATGCTTGGTTTGAAGCTTATGTTGGGGATCGCTGGTACACATTTGATGCCGTACACCAAGGGGCACGTGCTGGATATGTGGCAGTTGGGTATGGACGTGATGCCGCAGATGTTGCAGTCTTCAATCAATTTGGTCCATCGGTATTTCCAACAGTGCAAACCGTACGAGTAGAGAAAATAGATGAGTTTATTTGACAAATAGGATGCTTTGCTATGCAAGCATAATATGTAATTAATACTAGCACTTTCATATTGAAGTCTGAATCATATACACAAAAAAACCGGATAACTAAGGTTAGCTATCCGGTTCGGCAGTTTCAAACTGCTAATATCTTATTCTTGACCAGCTGCTTCCAAGGCATCTACTCTATCTAGAATAGCTTCTGCTTTGTCCAACATCTTCAATTGCGTATACATTTGCTGCAAAGCTGACAATCCACCTATATCATTTGGTTCGACTTCAGTCGCTTTTTCCATGTATGGCAGACCTTCTTTTAGAATTTTGTCTGCTTTAGCCAATTTAGCCGGGCCGTATTTGTCGTAGTTTTTCAAACTCATATCACGTACTTCATCATAGTATTCTTTCGCCAAGTTGACGTAGATCACACCTGTGTTGAAATTTGCAATATAGTTGTCTGGATCTACCTCTAGGGCATTGAGGTAAGAGGCTTTTGCTTGGTTGTAAGCTTCTCTTGCGGCTTCTTTTTCGCCATCTTTCAACTTCGCACTACCTAAGTTGTCGTACAATACACCAAGGTTCAAGTGAAGATTGATGTTTGTAGGATCTTCTGCAATAGCAGATTCTAATTTGGCTTTAGCCTCGTCTACTTTGTCCATGGCCAATAGCAAGCTGATTTCTTCCTGTCCAAATTTGCTAACAGTAGGAAAAAGTTCTCTTGCTTTCATCACCAACTCCAAAGCCTTTTCGTCATTCTTCTTTTCAGATCTTTCTAAATAGATCAAAGTAGAATACACGTCTTCACTTGCAATGCCTGCATCTACCATTTGGTAATAGTAATCCAAAGTCTTGTCAGTGAATCCAGCTTGCTGAGCAGCTACACCAGAATACAAAAGTGTTACAGAATCTGTAGGCTTTACTTTGAGTGCTTGCTCAAAGCTTGTTAATGCTGATTCATAATTACCTTCTCCATAAGTCGTACCGCCTGCATTGATGTAGTTGCCCCACATCGCATCAAGGTTTGTACTAGAGAGTAAGTAGTTTGGATTGTTTTCACTTTCCATTTCCATTACTTTGCTATATGCAGCTACAGCTTTGTCTAGTGCCTCTGTATCTAAGCTAGAAACAGCTTCGTCTGTACTAGTAGAAATGGCTTGAAAAATTTTACCTCTTACAAACCAAGTCTTGGACTTGCTTGCATTTTTTTCGATTGTGATAGCTACATCTATTTCTGCTTTAGCGTTAGCATAATCACTTTTGGTCAGATACGCATCTGCTTTATTCACAGACCCTTTCTGCGCGAAAGATGCCACGCTCATAAGTAAAGCAAGCGTAAGCACAAACAATTTACTTGTATTCATAGTTCTAATGTTTAC contains the following coding sequences:
- a CDS encoding sodium:solute symporter family protein, translating into MNHQSFIISPQTGWILLGTLGVLWIVLGIYWGRKAKNMDGFMVAGRNVGLAFGAATAMATWVTSNTTMLAPQFALQLGIWGMIAYSTASFGLFLFAPLAKRIRALMPSGYTSGDFIRLRYGKPTWVLFLIISIFYGFTWLVSMGMAGGILMNAIAGIPYELGMTVILLVCVVYTLFGGMYAVIGTDFIQSLIILIGIVIVGIGVLTQIDFSDLYINVSTEKPMLLNALMPAAIMSIFNNMLFGLGEVFHSNVWWSRAFAMRKDIGKKAYLLSGLFWFPVPIAAGFIALTSGSLGINITSPDMVGPLVSASVLGQTGAIIVFAVFFCSLASSIDSLLAATSDLITEDIYRKMINPLADQKQLRKVSAGIIIGLGLLAWAFCMPRIGTLATVLFFAGPMVGSTIWPIVTGLFWKKANAKGAIWGMLLGSSIGLIAYFQLGWYTASLIGAAVSMLTVLALTYLYPSDFEWHLLDEKTKP
- a CDS encoding fibronectin type III domain-containing protein, which encodes MTTFLLFSFLQLAQPSAIQFTNQDLQLESNSGYIQLDWTAVEGSQYILQRSMQPDFTNSHTIYQGPDHASFVSGLDNGTYYYRVGDDEGHWSDTLTLKVEHQSMPLALTLFGLGFVVFAFTVFVVIKGVYTTSQS
- a CDS encoding cold-shock protein → MGRKNFNAFIKRQKAEIKRKKKLEKQLRKEDKKNEETSGDLQDMIAYVDEFGNILEEPPEDQEAILTPNSPSDKEEK
- a CDS encoding MarR family winged helix-turn-helix transcriptional regulator translates to MDSLEILVSIRKIVRSLNLESKSIQKDFGLSITQLLCLGHLEKSPNYQSNHRELMNLLSLNSSTVTGIINRLEKRGYVIRMPKQGDKRMTYITLTASGIKLLEETPNVLHERLAKKLDLLSNDERGMVRNSLEIITSAMQIHQLDASPLLTPEDPID
- a CDS encoding peptidase; its protein translation is MTYCLGIKVKSGLVALADTCITSGTRTTTSRKITTHQIGKNSLFIMTSGLRSVRDKAVTYFEEAISQETFQYDKMYKAVNAFGAQLRRVADEDKSALAQSGLFFNLHSIVGGQLEGDSTHKLFLLYPEGNWIEIGEATPFTIIGNTGYGQPILNRAITYQSDLKFALKTGFLSFDSTRVSANDVEYPIDVVIYKEGSYKMVEQRFTHEELKDLAVTWAQKLRENVENLNDDWMDKLDI
- a CDS encoding alpha-E domain-containing protein; protein product: MGYRIKTILARHASSFYWLGRYQERAEFLARYLQVKYFSTMDSNMIEYRDLTMRSISYMATGIPPQEEGLKETDIIWNVAINPQSTTSILYYLKEVRENTKGVRNLISNELWESVNKNFHFANNFNSDYLKSRGLYEFTHGVQENSDSFHAKLDSTLLHDNVWAFVKMGIYLERIYQTTRGLMNTFIDIRALRGEHENLTVENHQWLMMLNAMEATDMTRKLFKTSVQQSNSCQFLIFNLEFPRSIAHGFSKINELLCKINDTQDFNHLAKDSLQFKSAKIASQMRYSDYCEIENGVEKYLEYIMSQVFIFNDLIHKEFFDYKK
- a CDS encoding circularly permuted type 2 ATP-grasp protein, yielding MGIFDLYKVPENCLDEVFENKDNNVKDPYEKITAVFDSLTIDQFENLNELIKLSFFNQGITYQVYSEKNTKEHIFPFDPFPRIIKKGEWSSIEQGAIQRSKALNLFLKDIYTEQKILKDKIIPKEMILSSPHYCKEMLGFVPKGGAYCHINGTDLIKHNDGNNYVLEDNLRSPSGVSYVLGNRDALKKTMSDIFQRYPIVPVWDYPIALLDMLKSVAPQDFEDTICVVLTPGMYNSAFYEHMFLAQQMGIELVEGRDLFVEDNYVFMKTTKGPVKVDVVYRRIDDEYLDPEVFNKESVLGVKGIMRAYIAGNVSIVNAPGTGVADDKAIYHYVPDIIKYYLGEAPILNNVHTYICENPTDLKYVLENLDKLVIKPVDQSGGYGICVGNTMSQAELADLANKIKNAPRQFIAQPIMNLSMHATYIESDKAFGPRHIDLRTYTLIGDDYEYVLKGGLSRVALKKGSLIVNSSQGGGSKDTWVIE
- a CDS encoding transglutaminase family protein, translated to MAIHAAIKHSTGYTYDRLVTMSPQVIRLRPAPHTRTPVVGYSIKIYPENHFINWQQDPFGNYLARIVFPDQIKEFRVDVEVIIEMKVINPFDFFMEESADKFPFSYHTDLKKELAPYLEVSETGPQLEQWVEEIKSFYGLNTVDFLVSVNQKLYQQIAYTIRLETGIQSPDETLTKALGSCRDSAWVLVQALRHLGLATRFVSGYLVQLKPDKKSVDGASGPEEDFTDLHAWCEVYIPGAGWIGLDSTSGLFAGEGHIPLCCTPEPASASPITGFTTPAEVKFSYANQVFRIHEDPRITKPYSDDEWQRIHALGEFVEDKLHRNDVRLTMGGEPTVVSIKDMESEQWNTNADGEDKRKMAFELADKLSQAFGKGNALIHIGQGKWYPGEPVPRWQYGIYWRKDGLPLVNDARVYGDPNEDYGYTFKQAEGLMKEITLQLKLPLFNVQPAYEDVYYYLWQEDKLPININPLRVNLSDSLERKTMSGVIKNGLNNPVGFVLPLEWNFELNSWLSCAWEFRQKQLYLVPGNSPMGLRLPLESLPHMVPAQRKQEVERSLFEELGNLPDYHNQIKQQQQSDTKSFEKIPKDWLYPKEKNEAKEGQKDEGFFVVKKKKEEKDTFEPEFRAHTIKTALGVEARNGALYVFFPPFKHVEQYLELLAIVEAAAAKLSLKVLIEGYEPPRDNRIEKLVVTPDPGVIEINIHPAKSWKEVTRNYDILFRSAEQVGLGTEKFMLDGRHIGSGGGHHITLGGTTPADSPLLRKPGVLKSFLIFWQNHPGLSYLFSGAFIGPTSQAPRIDEGKPDQLYELEIALNQIEEGEEVPFWLVDRLLRNILVDITGNTHRAEFCIDKLYSPDSSTGRLGILELRAFEMPPDERMCVVQLLLVRTLFAWFWEKPYKQKLIRWGTELHDKFMLHHYVKEDMLDICEQLNSDGFSFNPDWLEPFFEFRFPLVGRIQKKGINLSLRTGIEPWQVLGEEMSSTGTARFVDSSVERIELKVSGLNEERYAILCNAQRVPVRSTERNEEFVAGIRYKAWAPPSALHPTIPVDVPLVFDIYDLWNKKSIGGCTYYVSHPGGRNYDTYPVNAYEAESRRESRFFNFGHSQGDAKNKIETKTQLSNVGYRYVDEQYSTNIENVPMVKPETDKEFPYTFDLRRSRKSS
- a CDS encoding transglutaminase family protein; its protein translation is MWLRTSCELSFYIAVPTPFILMLRPRSNAQQWVAKEEYKISPHVLVYEHTDGYSNLYQRLIAPEGAFSIRTSADVKVVDQLDQTPGAPFVEVQNLPDQVLSYLLPSRYCESDRFNEMAIEITNGKAPGYDQVASIEKWLCKRILYTPGESNFAISAVEVNQRQSGVCRDLAHLGIALCRSLSIPARLVVGYLYDLKPMDLHAWFEAYVGDRWYTFDAVHQGARAGYVAVGYGRDAADVAVFNQFGPSVFPTVQTVRVEKIDEFI